Proteins encoded together in one Labeo rohita strain BAU-BD-2019 chromosome 21, IGBB_LRoh.1.0, whole genome shotgun sequence window:
- the grpel2 gene encoding grpE protein homolog 2, mitochondrial: MAVRFLSATRRYHIDLFRLTPSAVNRSVVGLFSTAAEHRSAGDDCHGDDGDDDQSHSVTHVRTLEIRARKLEEQVHDLTERYKRALADSDNVRRRTQKFVEDAKLFGIQSFCRDIVEVADLLEKVEERDDGVQQLTQYMAHIQGRLQDIFTKHGLEKMTPVGSTYDPYQHEIVCHTPAEGVEPGTIAVVKQDGYMLHGRTIRHALVGIAVKTQEH; the protein is encoded by the exons ATGGCCGTGCGCTTTCTGTCCGCAACGAGAAGATATCACATCGATTTGTTCAGGTTAACACCGAGTGCAGTCAACAG GTCCGTCGTAGGCCTCTTCAGCACTGCAGCGGAACATCGCAGTGCTGGTGATGACTGCCATGGTGACGATGGAGATGATGACCAGAGTCACTCTGTGACACATGTCAGGACCTTAGAGATAAGAGCGAGAAAACTGGAAGAGCAGGTTCACGACCTCACG GAGAGATACAAACGAGCCCTAGCTGACTCGGACAATGTCAGAAGAAGAACACAGAAATTTGTTGAGGACGCCAAACTATTTG GGATTCAGAGTTTCTGCCGTGACATTGTGGAGGTGGCAGACCTGTTGGAGAAGGTTGAGGAGAGAGATGATGGAGTACAGCAGCTGACGCAATACATGGCACACATACAGGGCCGGCTGCAGGACATCTTCACCAAGCATGGACTGGAGAAGATGACACCCGTGGGATCCACCTACGACCCATATCAGCATGAAATAGTCTGCCATACTCCAGCGGAGGGAGTCGAGCCCGGCACCATAGCCGTGGTGAAGCAGGACGGTTACATGCTGCATGGACGTACCATTCGCCATGCCCTTGTGGGTATAGCTGTGAAGACGCAGGAGCACTGA